The following coding sequences are from one Paenibacillus tundrae window:
- the yneA gene encoding cell division suppressor protein YneA: MRHSTYQSIYKPVSPASVQWSTGELRKKMLQLKARPLLLKIAIISLIVIIGCSTMLTAFAGGEEDLLSGKKVIVSQGDTLWNLSVEYKPQQMDTRVFVEVLKKINKLSSNSIQAGQVLILPQYDDK; the protein is encoded by the coding sequence ATGAGACATTCTACGTATCAGAGCATTTATAAACCGGTGAGTCCAGCATCGGTCCAATGGAGTACGGGCGAGCTTAGAAAAAAAATGCTTCAACTTAAGGCACGACCGTTGTTATTGAAAATTGCCATCATCTCTCTTATTGTGATTATTGGTTGTAGTACGATGTTGACTGCATTTGCAGGCGGAGAGGAAGACCTGCTTTCGGGGAAAAAGGTCATTGTTTCCCAAGGGGATACACTATGGAATCTTTCCGTAGAGTATAAGCCGCAACAAATGGATACGCGGGTATTCGTAGAAGTTTTGAAAAAAATAAATAAGCTATCTTCTAACTCTATTCAAGCGGGGCAGGTCTTAATATTGCCTCAATATGATGACAAGTAA